A window of Pyrobaculum aerophilum str. IM2 contains these coding sequences:
- the malA gene encoding alpha-glucosidase MalA has translation MLAVGRKSVKLTQGRQLLSFPLPQGEPRPAAAFDGRTLTASCCDVSVELKIEQTEGGVRLYKQLGRWEHVFGLGTRAYPPDRRRGRFILFNNDLYAYQLGMDPLYASIPFMVFVEGGRGFGLIVNSPAYGIVDIGYTKYSEVSIYVEDKPELYILFGETPLDVYSTYSDVTGKPFLPPNWGLGLHISRYSYEPHNAVVEVVEEVIEAVPVDAVYLDIDYMDRYKQFTWDARKFPDPRGFVEQVHELGARVVAILDPYIKAEPGYKPFEKLLDCFLVTENDEIYLARGWPGLSALPDFLKPECREKWAALVAEFVSNYNIDGIWLDMNEPTVFNCDAVATKSRIYALAGATPHSLTKEELYCKAPRGAYHVVNGVKIPHEAVRGLYPYFEAMATYEGLLKAGKEPFILSRSGYLGIQKYAALWTGDVPSTWEGLRLTLMAVLGLSASGVPFVGADVGGFAGIGDYELIARWYQAAAFFPIYRVHRDKGTPDAEITRLPTKYQQMALEAVKMRLRFMPYLRHLAWEAHLTGKPIVRPLGLEFPDDEDAFKIYDEYMVGPYLLYAPIVDKGAQRREVYLPRGIWLELATGKTHIGPTWALSEADMPLYIRSKSAVPSQEGVLIFGGGKWVIYTDEGIVEVSREGDEVKITKAMPIFILSERLDEVVVNGVPRRGAYTRLGTYVEQGD, from the coding sequence GTGCTCGCAGTTGGGAGGAAGTCTGTAAAGCTAACGCAGGGAAGACAGCTACTTTCTTTCCCCCTGCCGCAAGGAGAGCCGAGACCCGCCGCCGCTTTTGACGGGAGAACTCTAACGGCTAGTTGTTGCGACGTGAGCGTTGAGCTTAAAATTGAACAAACCGAGGGGGGTGTCCGTTTGTATAAACAATTGGGCCGCTGGGAGCACGTCTTCGGCTTGGGGACAAGGGCCTATCCGCCAGACCGCAGACGGGGCCGTTTTATACTTTTTAACAACGACTTATATGCCTACCAGCTGGGGATGGACCCCCTCTATGCCTCTATCCCCTTTATGGTCTTTGTGGAGGGGGGAAGGGGCTTTGGGCTTATTGTTAACAGCCCGGCGTATGGCATTGTCGACATTGGATATACGAAATACAGTGAGGTGTCCATTTACGTGGAGGACAAACCGGAGCTGTATATACTATTCGGCGAGACGCCGCTAGACGTATACTCCACGTATAGCGACGTCACTGGAAAGCCGTTTTTACCCCCCAATTGGGGCCTCGGCCTCCACATATCCCGGTACAGCTACGAGCCTCACAACGCCGTAGTTGAAGTCGTGGAAGAGGTAATTGAGGCAGTGCCGGTTGACGCCGTTTATCTCGACATAGACTACATGGACAGGTATAAGCAATTCACTTGGGACGCGAGGAAGTTCCCCGACCCCAGGGGGTTTGTGGAACAAGTACACGAGCTGGGGGCGAGGGTAGTCGCTATCTTAGACCCGTATATCAAGGCAGAGCCCGGCTACAAGCCCTTTGAAAAACTCCTCGACTGTTTTCTCGTAACTGAAAACGACGAGATTTACCTAGCCCGGGGCTGGCCCGGCCTCTCCGCCCTGCCCGACTTTTTAAAACCCGAATGTAGAGAGAAGTGGGCCGCTCTAGTCGCCGAGTTTGTTTCTAATTATAACATCGACGGCATTTGGCTTGATATGAATGAGCCCACTGTTTTTAACTGCGACGCAGTGGCCACGAAGTCAAGAATATACGCCCTCGCCGGGGCGACGCCTCACAGCTTGACGAAAGAAGAGTTATACTGCAAGGCCCCCCGCGGCGCTTATCACGTGGTAAACGGGGTGAAGATCCCCCACGAGGCGGTTAGGGGGCTATACCCTTATTTCGAGGCTATGGCTACTTACGAGGGCTTGTTAAAGGCTGGGAAAGAGCCTTTCATTCTCTCAAGGTCTGGCTATTTGGGCATACAGAAATACGCCGCCTTGTGGACTGGCGACGTGCCGAGCACTTGGGAGGGCTTGAGGCTCACTTTAATGGCGGTGTTAGGCCTCTCGGCCTCCGGAGTGCCCTTTGTGGGCGCCGACGTTGGGGGGTTCGCCGGGATTGGAGACTACGAGCTAATCGCCAGGTGGTACCAGGCGGCGGCCTTTTTCCCCATTTACAGAGTGCATAGAGACAAGGGGACGCCTGACGCCGAAATTACCAGGCTACCGACTAAATACCAGCAGATGGCGCTTGAGGCAGTGAAAATGAGGCTGAGGTTTATGCCCTATTTGCGGCACTTGGCGTGGGAGGCACATTTAACAGGTAAGCCTATTGTCAGGCCGCTTGGCCTTGAGTTCCCAGACGACGAAGACGCCTTTAAGATATACGACGAGTATATGGTGGGCCCCTACCTCCTCTACGCCCCCATAGTGGACAAGGGGGCTCAGCGTAGGGAGGTCTACCTCCCGCGGGGGATTTGGTTGGAGCTCGCCACAGGCAAAACGCATATAGGGCCCACTTGGGCGCTCTCAGAGGCCGACATGCCTCTATACATAAGGTCAAAATCCGCAGTGCCCTCTCAAGAGGGAGTTCTAATATTCGGAGGGGGGAAGTGGGTTATTTACACAGACGAGGGGATTGTGGAAGTCTCCCGCGAGGGGGACGAGGTGAAGATAACTAAAGCAATGCCTATTTTCATCTTGTCTGAGAGACTAGACGAAGTGGTTGTAAACGGAGTGCCCCGCCGCGGGGCCTATACAAGGCTGGGCACTTACGTGGAACAAGGGGATTGA
- a CDS encoding DNA-directed RNA polymerase subunit L, translated as MLRLEILKLDDKYLELKAKGETYTLFSPLVEYLSNDPDVEYVQFDVDHPLQENAYFKLKVKRGNPLEAIQRAVNAILSDLEELERGFFS; from the coding sequence GTGTTGCGACTAGAAATCTTGAAATTAGACGATAAATACCTTGAACTTAAGGCGAAGGGGGAGACCTACACATTATTCTCTCCTCTAGTGGAGTACCTCTCAAACGATCCAGATGTGGAGTATGTACAATTTGACGTGGATCATCCTCTACAAGAAAATGCGTATTTCAAATTAAAAGTAAAGAGGGGAAACCCACTTGAGGCAATTCAGAGAGCTGTCAACGCAATTCTCTCAGATCTCGAAGAGTTGGAAAGAGGTTTCTTTTCGTGA
- a CDS encoding pyridoxal phosphate-dependent aminotransferase gives MDFATVIRRIEAAGPRHRLDIGDPDLPPPPELLEALGRVGDMRYGPPEGLQAFREAVASIFGVDPGEVVAVAGGRHGLAALMWIFRKRRLLTTRPYYPGYFEIANVFDIPLGFVETGDGWVPQFAERGVYVVNYPNNPTGAVLPRHKVKELVDVAEFIISDEIYRDISFVEFTSPLELSPNVAVVYSFSKVFSVPGLRLGVVIAPRDVAREVARFNKATINVPPTHAQRAIASVIDILPKRREEVSAAYRRRAELAERLLRLPFVKPGGAFYLFPRVSEGCFDKALAAGVSVLPGELYGRGGHVRIALVEPEEQLAEAFSVLNEVC, from the coding sequence ATGGATTTTGCCACTGTAATTAGACGCATAGAGGCCGCCGGGCCCCGCCACAGGCTGGACATAGGCGACCCCGACTTGCCGCCTCCTCCCGAGCTTTTAGAGGCGCTCGGCAGAGTGGGGGACATGCGCTACGGCCCCCCCGAGGGGTTGCAGGCGTTTAGAGAGGCCGTGGCCTCTATCTTCGGCGTAGATCCCGGCGAGGTCGTGGCGGTGGCGGGCGGCCGGCACGGGCTGGCGGCTTTAATGTGGATTTTTAGAAAGAGGCGCCTCCTCACGACGCGGCCCTACTACCCGGGGTATTTTGAAATAGCTAACGTGTTCGACATCCCCCTGGGTTTTGTGGAGACGGGAGACGGGTGGGTGCCCCAGTTCGCCGAGAGGGGGGTGTACGTGGTCAACTACCCTAATAACCCTACGGGCGCCGTCCTTCCGCGGCACAAAGTGAAAGAGCTTGTGGACGTGGCGGAATTTATTATTAGCGACGAGATTTACCGCGACATCTCCTTTGTTGAGTTCACGTCGCCGCTAGAGCTCTCTCCCAACGTCGCCGTTGTTTATAGTTTTTCAAAAGTGTTTTCAGTGCCTGGGCTGAGGCTGGGCGTTGTAATAGCGCCTAGAGATGTGGCGAGGGAAGTGGCCCGTTTTAACAAGGCCACTATAAACGTCCCGCCGACACACGCCCAGAGGGCAATTGCATCTGTTATAGACATCTTGCCGAAGAGGAGGGAGGAGGTATCTGCGGCGTATAGGCGGAGGGCGGAGCTGGCGGAGAGGCTGTTGAGACTCCCCTTTGTCAAGCCCGGAGGGGCCTTTTACCTTTTCCCCCGCGTCTCTGAGGGCTGTTTTGACAAGGCGCTGGCGGCCGGGGTCTCAGTCCTCCCCGGGGAGCTGTACGGAAGGGGCGGGCACGTCAGAATTGCGCTTGTAGAGCCCGAAGAGCAACTAGCCGAGGCCTTTTCTGTTTTAAACGAGGTGTGTTAG
- a CDS encoding ribosome biogenesis protein yields MILVLAESALELVPKEIWNHPAVLADARRRGKRPGEILLDRARHHPAMRLLADAKRRGRPDIVHQVLLAFQYSLLAKRGLGKAYIHTRDDYVIAVSPEARVPKNYNNFVALIEQLFALGKVPPKGEPLMELYRKDLATLLQELGGVWAVFHESGARKPLSQMGSELLKSVVVVGGFPHGDFQNKWVVEKAAVVYSLGEESLDAAQVICKAVTAAEVAAGLL; encoded by the coding sequence GTGATTTTGGTATTGGCAGAGTCCGCCCTTGAGCTGGTGCCCAAGGAGATATGGAATCACCCTGCCGTGTTGGCCGACGCCCGCCGGAGGGGGAAGAGGCCTGGGGAAATTTTATTGGACAGAGCCAGACACCACCCAGCCATGCGCCTTTTAGCTGATGCAAAGAGGAGGGGGCGCCCCGATATTGTGCACCAAGTGCTATTGGCGTTTCAATACAGTCTCCTCGCAAAGAGGGGGTTAGGAAAGGCGTATATTCACACGCGGGATGATTACGTAATAGCTGTTAGCCCCGAGGCCCGCGTGCCGAAGAATTACAACAACTTCGTCGCGTTGATTGAACAGCTATTTGCACTTGGAAAGGTGCCTCCTAAGGGGGAGCCTCTCATGGAGTTATACAGAAAAGACTTGGCGACGTTGCTACAAGAGCTTGGAGGAGTTTGGGCGGTATTCCACGAGTCGGGAGCGAGAAAGCCCCTTTCGCAAATGGGGAGCGAGCTTTTAAAGTCGGTGGTAGTGGTTGGAGGTTTTCCCCACGGCGATTTCCAGAACAAGTGGGTTGTGGAGAAGGCCGCTGTTGTGTACAGCCTCGGCGAGGAGAGCCTAGACGCCGCACAGGTAATTTGTAAAGCGGTAACCGCCGCGGAGGTAGCCGCCGGGCTCTTATGA
- a CDS encoding shikimate kinase, with the protein MECASGCAYGGGTIINAIATGHGAAFPISLRVAAEVCLSDSPSVSTYADVDVGPIYKILTRLGEKLGVGPVSVRITGDLPTAGGLKSSSATVNAIIIAMFKLAGREADLFNIARLNAELSKEAGISVTGAFDDAVASAVGRSYLTDNYKMIVLRELDVSGRAVVLIPPYEKRRQRLEEMRAIAPVIRTAVAYAGLGMWREAMLINAVAYGYALGYPPEPTLEALKLGAVGGVSGTGPAHVFIAENPEEVAAALSKYGRVYVVDIPQSPCST; encoded by the coding sequence ATGGAGTGCGCCTCAGGTTGCGCCTACGGCGGCGGCACGATAATTAACGCCATTGCCACAGGCCACGGAGCCGCCTTCCCCATATCGTTGAGAGTAGCCGCTGAGGTTTGCCTCTCGGACAGCCCGTCTGTTTCCACCTACGCCGATGTAGACGTAGGGCCTATATACAAAATTCTGACTAGGCTGGGGGAGAAGCTCGGCGTCGGCCCAGTCTCTGTGAGAATTACTGGCGACTTGCCGACGGCTGGAGGCTTGAAGTCAAGCAGCGCCACTGTTAACGCGATTATTATCGCCATGTTTAAACTAGCTGGAAGGGAGGCGGATTTGTTCAACATCGCCAGGCTCAACGCGGAGTTGAGCAAAGAGGCGGGGATTAGCGTCACTGGCGCTTTTGACGACGCAGTTGCCAGCGCTGTGGGCAGGAGCTACCTCACTGACAATTACAAAATGATCGTCTTGAGGGAACTCGACGTCTCTGGGAGGGCAGTCGTGTTAATACCTCCTTATGAAAAACGGAGGCAGAGGCTTGAGGAGATGAGGGCAATTGCCCCTGTTATTAGGACGGCGGTTGCCTACGCGGGCTTGGGGATGTGGAGAGAGGCCATGTTAATAAACGCAGTGGCTTATGGATACGCGCTGGGGTACCCGCCGGAGCCGACCCTTGAGGCGTTAAAACTAGGCGCGGTGGGAGGGGTGTCCGGGACGGGGCCTGCCCACGTCTTTATCGCCGAGAACCCGGAGGAAGTCGCCGCCGCTCTGTCAAAATACGGAAGGGTTTATGTCGTGGACATTCCTCAATCCCCTTGTTCCACGTAA
- a CDS encoding DUF2175 domain-containing protein — MRQLKKWKCAVCGEEIIEGQVFTFYSKGPVHWECLERELSGKVYKDADLAALLRLDHFLHEGIVLAKELEYLAQGEVAKERIREIRKQLEVLAAKLTNEITSK; from the coding sequence ATGCGCCAGTTGAAAAAATGGAAGTGTGCTGTGTGCGGCGAGGAGATAATAGAGGGGCAGGTGTTTACCTTTTACTCCAAAGGCCCAGTGCACTGGGAGTGTCTTGAGAGGGAGTTATCAGGCAAAGTGTATAAAGACGCGGACTTAGCGGCCTTACTGCGCCTGGATCATTTCTTACACGAGGGCATTGTATTAGCTAAGGAGTTGGAGTACCTCGCCCAGGGCGAGGTCGCTAAAGAGCGTATTAGAGAAATTCGCAAACAGCTAGAGGTCCTAGCCGCGAAGCTGACAAACGAGATAACGTCTAAATAG
- a CDS encoding DUF2067 domain-containing protein, producing MYITLSFKFNSREEMERFLEFLEKHVKTTYLVTTRLTHVYVQLEGEGKELEDAASLVKKLAGLARQQRHTVQIPLVVLFRDADLARPVPPDVIADALKLKGMPSEVRGGVLETAASYEEVLKTAEALSKIYEETERLPLTPQAKKIVVAYAFARGMPVDKAAEELAATGLLNVGSVISLRNTLEETRRRLYALSQARRRS from the coding sequence GTGTATATTACGCTGTCCTTCAAGTTTAACAGTAGAGAGGAAATGGAGCGTTTCCTCGAGTTTTTAGAGAAACATGTAAAAACAACATATCTAGTTACCACCCGCCTAACGCATGTATACGTCCAGCTAGAAGGCGAGGGGAAAGAGCTTGAAGACGCCGCGTCGCTAGTTAAAAAACTAGCCGGTTTAGCCAGGCAACAGAGGCACACAGTTCAAATACCGCTGGTAGTCTTGTTTAGAGATGCGGATTTGGCCAGGCCGGTGCCTCCCGATGTAATAGCAGATGCCTTAAAGTTAAAGGGCATGCCCTCCGAAGTGCGGGGCGGAGTGCTAGAAACGGCGGCGAGTTATGAGGAAGTATTAAAAACGGCGGAGGCCCTCTCTAAAATCTACGAAGAGACGGAGAGGTTGCCGCTTACGCCACAGGCTAAAAAAATAGTCGTTGCATACGCCTTTGCCCGGGGGATGCCCGTGGATAAGGCAGCGGAGGAGCTGGCCGCCACCGGGCTGTTAAATGTGGGTTCTGTCATCAGCCTTAGAAATACGCTGGAGGAGACGAGAAGGCGACTCTATGCGCTTTCGCAAGCCCGCAGGCGTTCCTGA
- the rpl4p gene encoding 50S ribosomal protein L4, whose protein sequence is MNEVLLKFKQLDLSPYIQPLPEKPAEKLKVYGIDGAYVADIEAPLHFLEPIRPDLIRRAYLSALSARFQPKGVYEGAGKEHSCESFGVGLGIARIPRYKGSLWPRGCFAPNTRGGRRAHPPKVEKKLHEEINKKEKKLAIRSAIAATAYRSWVAARGHVVEKVPSLPVVVVGDAEKINRAKEAKKLFEALGLWPDVERAAEGVKIRAGKGKMRGRRYKEPKSVLVVVSDLNAPLIAAVRNFPGVDVVAVNNLNILVLAPGGVPGRLTLWTAPAVEKLRGLFL, encoded by the coding sequence ATGAACGAGGTTTTGCTAAAGTTTAAACAACTGGATCTCAGCCCGTATATACAGCCGTTGCCCGAGAAGCCTGCTGAGAAGTTAAAAGTCTACGGCATTGACGGCGCCTATGTAGCGGATATTGAGGCTCCGCTGCATTTTCTAGAGCCTATAAGGCCGGATTTAATTAGGAGGGCATATTTAAGCGCGTTGTCAGCCCGGTTCCAGCCCAAGGGCGTGTATGAAGGCGCCGGCAAGGAGCACAGTTGTGAGTCTTTCGGCGTGGGCCTTGGGATTGCCAGAATACCGAGGTATAAAGGATCTCTCTGGCCCAGGGGTTGTTTTGCGCCGAATACGAGAGGCGGCAGGCGGGCTCACCCGCCTAAGGTAGAGAAAAAGCTACACGAGGAGATAAATAAAAAGGAGAAGAAGTTGGCAATTAGATCAGCCATTGCCGCGACAGCCTACCGTTCCTGGGTGGCCGCCCGCGGCCACGTCGTTGAAAAAGTGCCCTCTCTCCCGGTGGTTGTTGTCGGCGATGCCGAGAAAATTAACAGGGCAAAGGAGGCCAAAAAGCTGTTTGAGGCGCTGGGCTTGTGGCCAGACGTGGAGAGAGCCGCCGAGGGGGTTAAGATCAGAGCTGGTAAGGGCAAAATGAGGGGTAGGAGGTATAAAGAGCCTAAAAGCGTGTTAGTAGTGGTCTCAGATTTAAACGCCCCGCTGATAGCTGCGGTGAGGAATTTCCCCGGCGTTGACGTAGTGGCCGTGAATAATTTAAACATATTAGTGCTGGCCCCTGGCGGCGTCCCCGGCAGGCTAACTCTGTGGACGGCGCCAGCGGTGGAGAAGTTGAGAGGGCTGTTCCTATGA
- a CDS encoding 50S ribosomal protein L23: MIKRIVVTEKALRLAEKENKITLIVDRGATKKQIAEEVERLYNVKVEKVNTLITPRGEKKAYVKLTKEHNAMDLLSKLGVL; encoded by the coding sequence ATGATTAAGAGAATTGTCGTAACAGAAAAAGCACTGCGCCTAGCCGAAAAGGAGAATAAAATAACGCTGATAGTTGACAGAGGCGCCACTAAGAAACAGATAGCAGAAGAGGTGGAGAGGCTGTATAACGTCAAAGTAGAGAAAGTAAATACTCTAATAACCCCCAGGGGGGAGAAAAAGGCCTATGTCAAGTTAACAAAAGAACACAACGCAATGGATCTGCTCAGCAAGCTGGGCGTATTATAG
- a CDS encoding GP88 family protein encodes MRLWRVEEAGRLIRSELAKYLAEAWANCGDENCLARTPFDPALVGVGRWWLGPFTIGNRKMGEIPFFSLPPVLTCPGATEFCYKWCYAVYEITNWRAYVREAASYLLSLREDFPQVVGKYLARLPHRVIRLHVSGDFYDEEYFEKWAEIARQHPDRVFYTYTKSFHVVRGEAPQNLIIHLSADPHNYIKAVETWREIKRGLITYVYTPGQEERDLPAIKYILENTDARILVFLNHVQHAPRLKTALWKWLREALGALSQRIVLDPEEFAGRPQCAECALCWRRGVLF; translated from the coding sequence ATGAGGCTCTGGCGCGTTGAAGAGGCGGGGAGGCTTATTCGCAGCGAATTGGCGAAATACCTGGCGGAGGCCTGGGCCAACTGCGGCGACGAGAATTGCCTGGCAAGAACGCCCTTTGACCCGGCGCTAGTAGGCGTGGGGAGGTGGTGGCTAGGCCCCTTCACTATAGGAAATAGGAAAATGGGGGAAATCCCCTTCTTCTCCCTTCCGCCAGTGCTCACCTGCCCGGGGGCCACGGAGTTCTGCTACAAGTGGTGCTACGCTGTGTACGAAATCACCAACTGGCGGGCTTACGTCAGAGAGGCCGCTTCATACCTTCTCTCCCTCAGAGAGGACTTCCCCCAAGTGGTGGGCAAATACCTAGCCCGCCTGCCGCACAGAGTAATTAGGCTTCACGTAAGCGGGGATTTCTACGACGAGGAGTATTTTGAAAAATGGGCAGAGATAGCCCGGCAACACCCAGACCGCGTATTTTACACATACACCAAGTCGTTTCACGTAGTGCGGGGCGAGGCGCCTCAGAACTTAATTATACACCTCAGCGCAGATCCCCACAATTACATAAAGGCGGTGGAGACGTGGCGGGAGATTAAGAGAGGGCTCATTACGTACGTATATACCCCGGGGCAGGAGGAGAGGGACCTCCCCGCGATTAAATATATACTGGAGAACACAGACGCCAGAATCCTCGTATTTCTAAACCACGTCCAACACGCCCCCCGCCTAAAGACCGCTCTGTGGAAATGGCTGAGGGAGGCGCTGGGGGCCTTGAGCCAGAGGATAGTCCTAGACCCCGAGGAGTTCGCGGGAAGGCCTCAGTGCGCCGAGTGCGCCCTCTGTTGGAGACGGGGAGTTCTCTTTTAA
- the rpl3p gene encoding 50S ribosomal protein L3 — protein MGLKINRPRRGSMGVYPRKRAADIVPRVRTWPEVNLGKPALLGFAAYKAGMLHAVVVDDRPTSPLYGKEVVKAVTVLDAPPLYVWGFRLYTLDPTNGYKRAVAEVWASELPKFLHRVLTLPEKLDVDKQLKKVEEFRDVAVDVRALVATQPHLSGIGKKTPELLEIPIGGVPSVDERINFAISLLGKTVSPKDVFTPGQLVDVIAVTKGKGYQGVIKRFGVTILPRWHKHRKGHRRTGTIGPQAPAVMFTQPRPGQMGFHQRTEYNKRLLKIGENGAEITPKSGFPHYGVVKGPYILIQGSVPGARKRLVVLRHPVRPPRKAPPAAEPQVVWVSSQTL, from the coding sequence ATGGGTTTGAAGATTAATAGGCCGCGCCGCGGCTCGATGGGAGTATATCCGAGGAAGCGAGCTGCCGACATTGTGCCCAGAGTCCGAACGTGGCCTGAGGTTAATTTAGGCAAGCCTGCTCTCCTCGGCTTCGCCGCATATAAGGCGGGGATGCTACACGCCGTTGTAGTCGACGACAGGCCCACAAGTCCCCTGTACGGCAAAGAGGTTGTCAAAGCCGTCACTGTGCTAGACGCCCCCCCGCTGTATGTATGGGGGTTTAGGCTTTACACCCTCGACCCTACTAACGGCTATAAAAGGGCTGTGGCGGAGGTCTGGGCCAGCGAATTGCCCAAATTCCTACACAGAGTTTTAACTCTGCCGGAGAAACTAGACGTAGATAAACAGTTAAAGAAAGTTGAGGAGTTTAGAGACGTGGCCGTGGACGTAAGGGCATTAGTGGCCACGCAGCCCCACCTCTCGGGCATTGGGAAAAAGACCCCCGAGCTCTTAGAGATACCCATAGGCGGCGTCCCCAGCGTAGACGAGAGGATTAACTTCGCAATCTCCCTCTTGGGCAAGACAGTGTCGCCAAAAGACGTGTTTACCCCTGGCCAGCTCGTTGACGTAATCGCCGTGACTAAGGGAAAAGGCTATCAAGGCGTAATTAAGAGGTTTGGAGTAACAATATTGCCGCGCTGGCACAAACACAGAAAGGGACATAGAAGGACTGGCACTATAGGCCCACAAGCCCCTGCTGTTATGTTCACCCAGCCAAGGCCCGGCCAGATGGGATTCCACCAGCGCACTGAGTATAACAAGCGGTTGTTAAAAATAGGAGAAAACGGCGCTGAAATTACGCCGAAGTCTGGATTTCCCCATTATGGAGTAGTGAAGGGTCCCTATATTTTAATCCAGGGCAGCGTGCCGGGCGCTAGGAAGAGGCTTGTGGTGTTGAGACACCCCGTGAGGCCGCCGCGAAAGGCGCCTCCAGCCGCCGAGCCGCAAGTAGTTTGGGTAAGTTCACAAACTTTATAA
- a CDS encoding type I 3-dehydroquinate dehydratase, which produces MLQYGVLICGVVPVRKPRDIEKALEAPVTCLELRLDYLEADLAEVRPLLEHAVARRVVIFTVRRREEGGQWRGDEEGREALYRKLLELNPHYIDVEAESPIIGEVAKIKGKAQLIASRHDFEKTPPLDVLSQWAKKAAAVGDLVKIVTYAKEPGDGLRVLSLIGAVEKPTVAFAMGPAGAYTRVAAAALGSPIMYVSLGEATAPGQLTADAYYAALLALGITPSGGGLPALREALDWVDGGLMYLLKKRLEVCRDMGRLKKDAGLPIYDDVREAQVLRRAGDFKQIFELVVQMCKAVQLVA; this is translated from the coding sequence ATGTTACAATATGGGGTATTAATCTGCGGCGTCGTCCCCGTCAGAAAGCCGCGCGATATAGAAAAGGCGCTGGAGGCGCCCGTGACCTGTCTAGAGCTGAGGCTCGACTATTTAGAGGCGGATCTCGCCGAGGTGCGGCCCCTTTTAGAACACGCAGTGGCGAGACGCGTGGTAATTTTTACAGTGAGGAGGCGTGAGGAGGGGGGCCAGTGGAGGGGAGACGAGGAGGGGAGAGAGGCCTTGTACAGAAAGCTCCTGGAGCTAAACCCGCACTACATCGACGTAGAGGCCGAGTCGCCCATTATAGGCGAAGTGGCGAAAATTAAGGGAAAGGCGCAGTTAATAGCCAGCAGACACGACTTCGAGAAGACGCCTCCTCTCGACGTGTTGAGCCAGTGGGCTAAAAAAGCGGCGGCGGTCGGCGACTTGGTGAAAATCGTCACCTACGCCAAAGAGCCGGGGGACGGGCTCAGAGTGCTGTCGTTAATAGGGGCGGTGGAGAAGCCCACTGTCGCCTTCGCCATGGGGCCCGCAGGGGCGTACACAAGAGTGGCCGCCGCGGCGCTGGGAAGCCCCATTATGTACGTCTCGCTGGGCGAGGCCACGGCCCCAGGCCAGTTGACTGCAGACGCCTACTACGCCGCCCTGCTCGCCCTGGGCATTACGCCGAGCGGGGGCGGGCTCCCGGCGCTGAGAGAGGCCTTGGACTGGGTAGACGGAGGCCTCATGTACTTACTCAAGAAGAGGCTGGAGGTGTGTAGAGACATGGGGCGCCTCAAAAAAGACGCAGGACTGCCCATATACGACGACGTACGCGAGGCGCAGGTACTGCGCAGGGCGGGGGATTTCAAACAGATATTTGAACTAGTGGTACAGATGTGCAAAGCAGTACAGCTAGTGGCGTAA
- a CDS encoding exosome complex RNA-binding protein Csl4: MKKTIVTPGELVAYAEEFETKGAVLAVDHKYHASALSVATYDEKSHVAVVKPVRGSAYPQPGAVVYCQVTGKGRRAYQLRCFAVEEGKNAADLKYPVSGVLPYFFSDGDIGIGDYLRAKVVSTYGPPIVVSIRGPTYGVILSRCPKCGAVLKRRGMMLYCPNCGAEVKRKIAVGHYAT; this comes from the coding sequence GTGAAAAAGACTATAGTCACCCCCGGAGAGCTTGTGGCGTACGCAGAGGAGTTTGAAACAAAGGGAGCTGTACTAGCCGTAGATCACAAATACCACGCGTCGGCTTTAAGCGTCGCCACATATGACGAGAAGAGCCATGTAGCAGTCGTAAAGCCAGTCAGGGGATCTGCCTACCCGCAGCCAGGCGCTGTGGTTTACTGCCAAGTCACCGGAAAGGGGAGGAGGGCTTACCAGCTGAGGTGTTTCGCCGTCGAAGAGGGGAAGAACGCCGCGGACTTGAAATACCCCGTTTCGGGGGTTTTGCCTTACTTTTTCTCAGACGGCGATATAGGGATCGGAGATTACCTAAGGGCTAAGGTGGTGTCCACTTACGGGCCGCCCATCGTCGTCTCCATTAGGGGCCCCACATACGGCGTAATTCTATCCAGGTGCCCCAAATGCGGCGCTGTATTAAAAAGGCGGGGCATGATGTTGTACTGTCCTAACTGCGGCGCAGAGGTGAAGAGGAAAATAGCGGTAGGCCACTACGCCACGTAA